The Methanosphaera sp. WGK6 DNA segment GTTGTTGTTTGTTATGTTTGTGTTGTATGTGTTTAGTTGCATTGCTATTGTGTTTGTTGCATTTATTTGTCCAGTGTTTAGTGATATAATTGAATTGTTTTGAGGTATGTTTCTTGTTGCAATATCAAGTAGTGTTGCTGTGTTTGCTTTTACTGTTAGATTATTATTAGTTATTGTGTTATTTTCTATTTTGCCGCCTTCATTGTCTTTTCCTATTGCTATTGCATCTGATTTATTTTCGGATATACTTATTATATTGTTTGAATCGATGGTTAGGTTACTTGCTGATGTGAATGCTTGGATTCCATTTGCAAGTTGTTTTCCATATACAGTTATATTGTTTTTTCTTATTGTGTTATAGTTAATGTTTCTTCCAAGATTTATTCCATATGTGTATTCATTTGTTGTTGAGTATATATTGTTATATTCAATTAGGTTATATTGTGCTTTAAGGCCACTTTTAGATCCTTGTATTGTGATTGGTTCTATTGCTCCATATTCATATTTGGTTATTGTGGTGTATGTGGTTATGTTATTGTATTGTATTATGTTGTTATTTGAAATTATTGCTATTGCTAGTGTTTTTACTAGTCCTAATTCAGAATACCAGTCTATTTCATCTGATGGTCCGCCTACTGTTATGTTGTTATTTTTTATTGTGGTGTTGTCAGAGTTTATGTTTATTGTAATTATTTCTTCGGTACTTTTATCAGTTATTGTACAGTTTTCTATTGTGCAGTTTGGTGCATTGATGAGTATTGTACTTGGTAGTTGTTTGTCCGTATTATTTATTGTTAAGTTTGTTATTGTTGTATTTTTTCCAAGTAGGGTTATTGTTGTTCCTTTTAGTGTTGTATTTTGTCCTTGTATTTTTATGGATGTTTTATCTATTGTGAAGTTTTTATCTTCAAATTCTCCTTTTAGTGTTATTGTTGTATTGTCTTTAATATCTTCATTTATTATAAATCCTTCTTCATCAAAGTATGTGGGGTAGTTGTTGGAGGTTATATGTATATCGTTTTGTTGTTGTGTTTTTATTGTTGGGGTAGGTGTATCATTGTTTGTATCTACTGCATTTACTGTGGTTATTCCTAGTATAATGATTATTAGTGATATTAGAAGGATCGTGTTTTTATATGATTGTTTCAATATTAATCTCCTAATAATTTTTTTTTGAATAGTTTGTTAACTCTTCACATAGTTATGGGTTATCTTTATTCCTGTATTTATATTTATTATTCATTAATTTTTATAAAAATAGTATTCATAATATATATGTTGTAGTATATATTTAGTTTTTTATGAGGAGTATTCGAGGTTATTAAATATTTATCTAAAAAATAGGTATAGTTCTTATATAAACTAGATTTTATTTAAGTTTATAATAAGTTTCATGAAAAAAATTTTTCTAAAAAAAGTTAAGGGGAATTATATTATTTCCCAAAAAAAATTATTTTACAATAGTTAATGTACTATTAACTTCACAACGTTCGTATAAATTATTACCATATACAGCAGTTAATCTATATGTATGTGCACTCATTTTTGCAGGTAAAGTATAACTTATTGTAGCAATACCCTCACTATCAACAATTCCATAAATTACATTACCTTCATTATCTCTTAATGTTTTACCATTAAGTTTGAATACAACTTTACCATTTGTAACAGCAACCTTATTATAAGTTACGTTAGCTTTAAGTGTAATAGTTTCACCAGCTTTAACATTATCCTCTGTTGTAATAACCATATTAGCTGTACGTTTATTTACACTAATAATATTTGAAACTCTACTGCTAGTATATTGTGAAGAACCACTATAAACAACAGTTATATTACATTTATCAAAGTAGTTTTTAGCAACAGTAATTTGAGTGCTTGCAACACCATTTTCTACTTGAACATAAATTACATTACCATCACTATTTCTAAGGGTTTTACCATTTATTTTAAATACTACACGACCACTGTTAATAAGTGTATTATCACTAGATGCTAATTTAGCAGTAATTGTAAGATTATCACCTATAATAGCTACACCAGTTTCAATAGAAATTGTTGGTTCTTGTTTAACAAGATTCATGTTAAAGTCAACAGTTTTACTATTATAATACTCATTTTCAACATATGTAGCAGTCCAAGCAACTGTCTTTTCAACATTATCAGTTGTAAGTTTAAATGATGCAACACCATTTTCAACCGCAACATCAAATGTGTTTGTATTATCTGTAAATATAATATTACCAATAGTTACAGGGTTACCTTCACTATCCTTAATTGTTGCAGTATACGTATTTTCTGTTCCTAGAGTAAATGTCACATCAACTGCTGTGATTGTTAACTCATTACTTGGTAAGTTACTAGATACAGTGTTATCACTAGATGCATTTACTGATTTATCACCTTGACTGTGACTAGTTATAAGTGTATTGTTTTGAACTGTATTTGAGGAACCTTTAACAATATTTACAGTGTAACTATCTTTACCATTATCATTAATAGTAATTATATTACCTTTTATATTGTTGTCTTTAGCATTACTTCTGCCATTTACAAGAATACCTGCAACATATTGACCTACAAGATCAGAGGTACTTTGTTTTGTAGCAGAACTATCTGCTGTTAATGTAATATTGTTTCCAGTAATTTCATTTTCATCAGCAAGATACATTCCAATACCCATAGTATAATTACCAGTACCATTAATTGTATTGTTAGTTATACTATTTTCATCTGCACCATATAATTCAATACCATAAACATCATTTGCGGATGCTATAATAATATTTGAATCTACTATATTTTCTTTTGTACTACCTTGACTATTAGTAGTAACAGTTATACCATAAGTATAATTTTCAGCATTAACTGTAATATTGTTTGATTTAACAATATTTTCACAAGCAGCACCTAATTCAATACCATTTGCAAAGTATGTACCATTAGATACAATAGTATTATTTTCAACATGACTTCCATCTATAAAGTTACTCATTCTAATACCATATGTATAATCTGAGCCTTTAGTAGTTATATTATTGTTAGTTATTGAAGCATTAAAGTTTTTATTATAAATATAGTCATATGTATCATAATCAAGTTCAAAACTACCTGGGAAATCTACACCAACCATAGTTTCCATAGTATTTTCGCCACTACCATGACCAGTAGCTTCTGTAGTAATACTATTATTATTTATTGTTGTGAATTTAGTGTTGAATGCTTGAATAGCACTTAAATTACATAATCCAAATCCACTACTATCATAAGTAATTTCATATGTTAATCCAGAAACATTTATGGTGTTATTTTCAATAATAATATTTTCAGTACCATTTAATGTAATAGCATGTGTTGTTCCAGCGGTATTAACTTGAGTTAATGTATTATTTTTAATTAAAATATTATTAGTATTTATATTAAATATTGTACTTGAATAATCTTCATTACTAATAATAAGATTTGTTATATTACTATTTTCAGCTTTATTTGTGAATATAAATGAGGAATTTGTAAGAATTGCCTGATTAGCATCACTTGTAATATTAACTGCAAAGTCAAATGTAAAGTTTTTATTTGTAAATAATCCTGATAATTTAATAGTAGCACCTTCAGATATTACATCTTTTGGTGTTCCATCTTCATTAAAGAAATCTGGATATGTGGTATTTGTAATTATTATAGGAGCTAAATTACTAAATGTTATAACTTGATTTGCTTGGATTACTTTAACTACATAAAATCCATCATTATCAGTCATAGTATTTGTTGTAATGCCCTCTTTTACTACTGAATTTTCAGTAGCTACTGTACAGTCTGAAGCAGTGTATTCTACTGTAAATTCTGGAAGTGAACCTTCAAGATTTTTAATATTACCTTCAGAGTCAGTTACTTTATTAAATGTAGTTGTAATGGTATATGTATTATCAATAGCATCAGATAATGTTGCATTCATAATTACCCAAGTATCTGCAGTAATTTGTGAATAACTAGTACTGTATACTACAAGAGTATCTTGAGGTCCTTTATTATTTCCCCACCAATTATTATTAACAAGTACTTTATTATTTTGACCAGAATAACCATTACCATTATATATATTTGAACCTTCTTTAGCAGAGTTACCTATAAATACAGAATTACTTATAGTTAAGTTTCCTTCAGTATAAATAGCTCCTCCACGACCACTACCATAACTTGATGATGTAGTAACACTATTATTAATAAATGTTGACTTAGTTATTGTAGCATTACCATAATCAGCAATAGCTCCA contains these protein-coding regions:
- a CDS encoding Ig-like domain-containing protein, which translates into the protein MKQSYKNTILLISLIIIILGITTVNAVDTNNDTPTPTIKTQQQNDIHITSNNYPTYFDEEGFIINEDIKDNTTITLKGEFEDKNFTIDKTSIKIQGQNTTLKGTTITLLGKNTTITNLTINNTDKQLPSTILINAPNCTIENCTITDKSTEEIITININSDNTTIKNNNITVGGPSDEIDWYSELGLVKTLAIAIISNNNIIQYNNITTYTTITKYEYGAIEPITIQGSKSGLKAQYNLIEYNNIYSTTNEYTYGINLGRNINYNTIRKNNITVYGKQLANGIQAFTSASNLTIDSNNIISISENKSDAIAIGKDNEGGKIENNTITNNNLTVKANTATLLDIATRNIPQNNSIISLNTGQINATNTIAMQLNTYNTNITNNNITINTTTNTSTAILLKQSDNNNIQKNKIITNTIYTITLDTSKNNTITNNILISTNKKGDKTVTPNNNNTVKNNEPNDKINTTITTQNITSKINETISLKAIIIDEYGLAVNEGKIVFKINGKTLKDNQNNTIYIPVKNGEAILEQFTIPLIWHNPQYTIQATYSGSQNYNQNRNKNTTLTIKKENTTIKITTPLQAKTNTTITLSINITNPYNITTGKVIFKINKKTLRDQQGNIIYGTIINNTSTITYTPTYLSPKNYTITAVYTSPLYKRTETTEILTITR